The following nucleotide sequence is from Thermococcus sp..
AAGGGAGGAGTTGGAAAGCACGTTCCGTGAGTGTGCCCGGAAAATAAAACTCCTTCTTCTCGGTGAGAGAGCATGAGCGTCCCTGACTGGAAGGAGTACTATGAGAAGATGAAGGAGACGGCCCCTCTGGTGATACACTACCCGATATGTGGAGGTGGCGATGAGTGCATCTACGTCTGTCCATTTAGCGACAAAATCTGGGAAGTAGTCCCAATGAAGGTGAGCCTCTTCGGGGTCAAATACAAAGTTCGCCTTAGGCCCTTCATGGCACACCCCGAAAACTGCAGGAAGTGCTACATCTGCGTCCAAGCATGTCCAACCGGCGCGCTGAGGCCCGTTGACAATCCCGTCAAGCATCC
It contains:
- a CDS encoding ferredoxin family protein; protein product: MSVPDWKEYYEKMKETAPLVIHYPICGGGDECIYVCPFSDKIWEVVPMKVSLFGVKYKVRLRPFMAHPENCRKCYICVQACPTGALRPVDNPVKHP